Proteins co-encoded in one Arachis hypogaea cultivar Tifrunner chromosome 11, arahy.Tifrunner.gnm2.J5K5, whole genome shotgun sequence genomic window:
- the LOC112724030 gene encoding tetrahydroanabasine acetyltransferase-like — protein sequence MANHHKRTLKFDIKQIVYVKPSKPTPNGNISLSALDNRADNNGLCHIVQIYQSPKNDQNDPALMIKEALSKALFYYYPLAGRIVKHADGKLRVNCNANGVPFVEAIANCNLSSLHYLDGSNTEIAKHLVLDLPSEDEHGFQLYPLLIKVTKFLCGGFTIGLGTSHAIIDGSGKSQFLQAIAEFASGKTEPSVKPAWEREKLVGSITKMPLEIPMDESSAAVSPYLPTKKLVHACFKVDNESIKRLKMSLMKETISDQNNNMEESFTSFESLASYVWRARTRTLKLNSDGKVMLTIIVGIRKDLLDPPLAKGYYGNIAVDANIVLTAREVNERPLSHVAKVIKETKKVAQTKEYVKRMIDTSATAADDDFDYDGRGACMVLTDWKHLGFSKNMDLGWTQPVNFVPAPCGLFDKLHLCIFSSPSSLDPSMDGGARIFVSLPNAAMPKFRNEIEALITKP from the coding sequence ATGGCAAATCATCATAAGAGAACCCTAAAGTTTGACATTAAACAAATTGTTTATGTGAAACCATCAAAACCCACACCAAATGGCAACATTTCACTCTCTGCACTTGATAATAGAGCTGATAACAATGGCCTATGCCATATTGTTCAAATATATCAATCACCGAAAAATGACCAAAATGACCCTGCCCTTATGATCAAAGAAGCACTCTCAAAGGCTTTGTTTTATTACTACCCTTTGGCGGGTAGAATAGTAAAACATGCTGATGGGAAACTTAGAGTTAATTGCAATGCAAATGGAGTTCCCTTTGTAGAAGCCATTGCTAATTGCAACCTTTCTTCTCTTCACTACCTTGATGGTAGTAACACAGAGATTGCAAAACACTTGGTACTTGATCTTCCTTCTGAAGATGAACATGGTTTCCAATTATACCCTTTGTTGATCAAGGTAACCAAGTTTCTATGTGGGGGTTTCACAATTGGCTTAGGAACCTCACATGCTATAATTGATGGGAGTGGAAAATCTCAATTCTTGCAAGCCATAGCCGAATTTGCAAGTGGAAAAACCGAGCCATCGGTGAAGCCTGCATGGgagagagaaaagcttgttgggtcAATTACCAAAATGCCCTTGGAGATTCCTATGGATGAGTCTTCTGCCGCAGTCTCACCTTATTTGCCCACCAAAAAACTTGTTCACGCATGCTTTAAAGTTGACAATGAGAGCATAAAAAGGCTCAAGATGAGTTTGATGAAGGAAACTATTAGTGACCAAAACAATAACATGGAAGAAAGCTTCACAAGTTTTGAGTCTCTTGCTTCCTATGTTTGGAGGGCAAGAACAAGAACTTTGAAATTGAACAGTGATGGTAAAGTTATGTTGACTATCATAGTAGGGATAAGAAAGGACCTTCTTGATCCTCCTTTGGCTAAAGGGTATTATGGGAATATTGCTGTGGATGCAAATATTGTGTTGACTGCTAGAGAAGTCAACGAAAGACCACTCTCCCATGTAGCGAAGGTCATCAAAGAAACTAAGAAGGTTGCTCAGACAAAGGAGTACGTCAAGAGAATGATCGACACGTCGGCGACGGCGGCCGACGACGATTTCGATTACGATGGAAGGGGTGCGTGCATGGTTTTGACAGACTGGAAACATTTGGGTTTTTCAAAGAACATGGATTTAGGATGGACACAACCGGTGAATTTTGTTCCTGCCCCATGTGGTTTGTTTGATAAATTGCATTTGTGTATTTTCTCATCTCCGAGTAGCTTGGATCCTTCAATGGATGGAGGTGCTAGGATCTTTGTGTCACTCCCCAATGCTGCCATGCCCAAGTTTAGGAACGAGATTGAAGCTCTTATTACTAAACCATAG
- the LOC140176454 gene encoding zinc finger BED domain-containing protein DAYSLEEPER-like encodes MVQPMKAKFDKYWSDYSIILSLGAILDPRMKFHVLEYCLNKVDPCTANEKLTTIKKKLYLLFKAYSETLSHNASSNVSGGQIRIPTSREDDSLSFDVPDELRNINFQTNASQRKSSLDIYLEESTLDMNSKIDVLQYWRSQAHRFSDLASMACDVLSIPITTVASESAFSIGAHVLNKYRNSILDKNVQALICARNWIHGFEDDDAEFECQNESDKEHYKDKVDSINMMPGVD; translated from the exons ATGGTGCAACCAATGAAAGCCAAATTTGATAAGTATTGGAGCGATTATTCCATAATTCTCTCTCTAGGGGCTATTCTTGATCCTCGAATGAAATTTCATGTTTTGGAATATTGTTTGAATAAAGTGGATCCATGTACTGCTAATGAGAAATTGACCACCATCAAGAAAAAGCTGTATTTATTGTTTAAAGCATATTCAGAAACTTTGTCACATAATGCCTCTTCTAATGTTTCTGGTGGTCAAATAAGAATTCCAACTTCTAGAGAAGATGATTCACTTTCATTTGATGTGCCTGAT GAGTtgagaaatataaattttcaaactAATGCTTCACAAAGAAAGTCTTCGTTAGATATCTATTTGGAAGAGTCAACTCTTGATATGAACTCTAAAATAGATGTCTTGCAATATTGGAGGTCTCAAGCCCATCGCTTTTCTGATTTAGCTTCCATGGCTTGTGATGTGCTTAGTATTCCAATAACTACGGTAGCTTCAGAATCAGCCTTTTCTATTGGTGCACATGTcctaaataaatatagaaattctATTTTGGATAAGAATGTGCAAGCTCTTATTTGTGCTCGTAATTGGATACATGGATTTGAAGATGATG ATGCTGAATTTGAGTGTCAAAATGAAAGTGACAAAGAACATTATAAAGATAAAGTGGATTCAATTAATATGATGCCTG GTGTTGACTAA
- the LOC112724035 gene encoding uncharacterized protein, which yields MERFNKACLEIQDLPTEAVITSLVNGLREGPFSHSISKRHPTSLRDEQERAEKYNIEKNARLREPSWKICHTERLPPPRPIKNKKGESRGDYCEYHKLCGHSTNDCYDLKNVIEKLTRECRLDRYLMKRLDHHGKRKLGEEDPRDPPPQTPERHIHMISQGFAGGGLTKSSRKRHLKEVYQVEGELPDLPTISFTKEDGQGIVPGHDDPVVITMILVNTHLHRTLVDQGSSTDILVKPAFDKLGLDQKDLRAYPDILYGLGDTPIKALEFISLHTTFGKEMKSKTLSIDFIVVDVGLAYNALIGRTTLNRLGALVSTPHLYMKFLTPEEIATIRGDKKLARKCYNESLNLRGKGKEVHTIELGGIRAKEELRPQPEGKTEEVQVGKEEGKNTNI from the exons atggaaaggttcaataaggCGTGCCTAGAAATTCAAGACCTGCCTACAGAAGCAGTGATTACGAGCTTGGTAAATGGACTTCGAGAAGGCCCTTTCTCCCATTCCATCTCGAAAAGGCACCCAACTTCTTTGCGTGATGAACAGGAAAGAGCGGAGAAGTATAACATAGAGAAAAATGCCAGACTGCGGGAACCCAGCTG GAAAATCTGTCACACTGAAAGGCTACCTCCCCCTAGACCCATCAAGAATAAGAAAGGGGAAAGTCGcggcgactactgtgagtaccataagctatgtggtcactcaacaaatgatTGTTATGACCTgaagaatgtgatagaaaagctgacCAGGGAatgtcggcttgatagatatctcatgaaAAGGTTGGACCATCATGGCAAGAGGAAGCTAGGTGAGGAGGATCCAAGAGATCCACCACCACAGACCCCAGAAAGGCACATACATATGATCTCGCAAGGGTTTGCTGGAGGAGGTCTCACAAAGTCGTCTCGCAAGAGGCATCTGAAGGAAGTTTACCAGGTCGAGGGCGAACTGCCCGACCTCCCAACCAtctctttcaccaaagaagatgggcaaggcatTGTTCCTGGACATGATGATCCGGTAGTGATTACCATGATTCTCGTCAACACCCATCTACACAGAACCCTGGTGGATCAGGGGAGCTCGACCGACATCCTGGTCAAACCAGCATTTGACAAATTAGGGTTGGATCAAAAGGACTTAAGGGCATACCCTGATATCCTATATGGGCTAGGGGATACACCCATAAAAGCACTGGAATTCATATCCCTACATACAACTTTTGGAAAGGAGATGAAATCCAAGACTCTAAGTATCGACTTCATAGTCGTCGATGTGGGCTTAGCCTATAACGCTTTAATAGGCAGAACAACCCTAAATCGGCTTGGAGCATTGGTGTCTACCCCCCATCTCTACATGAAGTTTCTAACACCAGAGGAAATTGCAACCATTAGGGGAGATAAAAAACTGGCGAgaaagtgctacaatgaaagcctaaacctgagaggaaaaggcaaggAGGTTCACACCATTGAGCTCGGAGGAATTCGAGCTAAAGAAGAGTTACGACCACAGCCCGAGGGAAAGACTGAAGAGGTACAGGTCGGGAAGGAGGAAGGAAAGAATACCAACATATGA